The Bosea sp. F3-2 genome window below encodes:
- a CDS encoding ABC transporter permease yields MFVLRRLGGALPTLFAVSLLVFLFVDLIPGDPAQILAGPTASNEEIESIRQFLGLNEPLLTRYGHFLRGIWDPAIATSFRTHRPVVVELAERLPNTLIVSIGGLVIGVVVGTLAGIVSAMRPGGFADAAITVLTLAGISMPIYWLGLLCIWLFAVHLGWLPAAGASTPAHFVLPILVIATRPAAMFSRLVAASLTETMGKDYLDTARAKGLSETRVVLAHALRNSLIAAVSVAGVQFGGMLGGSVVTETVFGIPGVGRLLVDAVSRADYPVIQYAILMFAVFFVVINLVTDLLTQWLDPRTREQETPA; encoded by the coding sequence ATGTTCGTTCTGAGACGCCTGGGTGGAGCGCTGCCGACGCTGTTTGCGGTCTCGCTGCTCGTCTTTCTGTTCGTCGACCTGATCCCGGGCGACCCGGCGCAAATTCTCGCCGGGCCGACCGCCTCGAACGAGGAGATCGAGAGCATCCGTCAGTTCCTCGGCCTGAACGAGCCGTTGCTCACGCGCTACGGCCATTTCCTGCGCGGCATCTGGGACCCGGCCATCGCGACCTCCTTCCGCACCCATCGCCCCGTCGTCGTCGAACTGGCAGAGCGGTTGCCGAACACGCTGATCGTCTCGATCGGCGGGCTCGTCATCGGCGTCGTCGTTGGCACGCTCGCCGGCATCGTCAGCGCGATGCGCCCGGGCGGCTTCGCCGATGCGGCGATCACCGTGCTGACGCTCGCGGGGATCTCGATGCCGATCTACTGGCTCGGCCTGCTCTGCATCTGGCTCTTCGCCGTCCATCTCGGCTGGCTGCCGGCGGCCGGGGCCTCGACACCGGCGCATTTCGTCCTGCCGATCCTCGTCATCGCCACGCGCCCCGCCGCGATGTTCAGCCGCCTCGTCGCGGCCAGCCTGACCGAGACGATGGGCAAGGACTATCTCGACACCGCCCGCGCCAAGGGCCTGAGCGAAACCCGCGTCGTGCTCGCCCATGCCTTGCGCAACTCGCTGATCGCGGCGGTGAGCGTCGCCGGCGTGCAGTTCGGCGGCATGCTCGGCGGCTCGGTCGTGACCGAGACGGTGTTCGGCATCCCCGGCGTCGGGCGCCTGCTCGTCGATGCGGTCTCGCGCGCCGACTACCCGGTCATCCAGTACGCAATCCTGATGTTCGCGGTCTTCTTCGTCGTCATCAACCTCGTCACCGACCTGCTGACGCAATGGCTCGACCC
- a CDS encoding LysR substrate-binding domain-containing protein, with protein MHYRQVEIFKAIMDSGSITEAAHILHISQPAVSKALKLLEAELGLRLFDRTTKGIAATEEARLLYTEVERTYFGMQNLARFAASLGHRRQGRIVISTIPALGIAWLPTVVARFSEAYPDATISLQSSNSVDAARLVGSGEIDLGIAQLRSEEYNLSRRKLFDLEGVIALPAGHRLARKLYVEASDLDGETIVALGPEDEFRRKLTQALEGAGQHPRTVIDASLGLTICALVAAGCGVGIVDSEAARMQDGAALVFRSFRPAIYVPIFLFRQRGRPTGRLVEAFSTVLRPPPPFRSRPG; from the coding sequence ATGCATTACCGTCAGGTCGAGATCTTCAAGGCGATCATGGATTCCGGCTCAATCACCGAGGCGGCCCACATCCTCCACATCTCCCAGCCCGCCGTCAGCAAGGCACTCAAGCTGCTGGAGGCGGAGCTCGGCCTGCGCCTTTTCGACCGCACGACCAAGGGCATCGCCGCGACGGAAGAGGCCCGGCTGCTCTACACCGAGGTGGAGCGGACCTATTTCGGTATGCAGAATCTGGCGCGCTTCGCCGCCAGCCTTGGGCACCGCAGGCAGGGGCGTATCGTCATCAGCACGATTCCGGCGCTTGGAATCGCCTGGCTGCCGACGGTTGTCGCGCGCTTCTCGGAAGCCTATCCGGACGCCACGATCTCCCTGCAATCCAGCAACTCCGTCGATGCGGCGCGACTAGTCGGCAGTGGCGAGATCGATCTCGGCATCGCCCAGCTGCGCAGCGAGGAATATAATCTCTCGCGCCGCAAGCTGTTCGACCTCGAGGGCGTCATCGCCCTGCCGGCAGGTCATCGTCTCGCCCGCAAGCTCTACGTCGAGGCCTCCGATCTCGATGGCGAGACGATCGTCGCTCTCGGCCCTGAGGACGAGTTCCGCCGCAAGCTGACCCAGGCCCTCGAAGGCGCGGGCCAGCATCCGCGCACCGTGATCGATGCCAGCCTCGGCCTTACCATCTGCGCCCTTGTCGCGGCGGGCTGCGGGGTCGGCATCGTCGACAGCGAAGCGGCGCGCATGCAGGACGGGGCGGCCCTGGTCTTCCGCAGCTTCCGCCCGGCGATCTACGTGCCGATCTTTCTGTTCCGGCAGCGCGGGCGCCCAACCGGAAGGCTGGTCGAGGCCTTCAGCACGGTTCTGAGGCCCCCGCCTCCCTTCCGCAGCAGGCCGGGCTGA
- a CDS encoding ABC transporter substrate-binding protein has protein sequence MRSLRQSCTVAALAAGISLMAAQAMAQPAGVLRVAVGADPATFDPAFNDLPVGNAVDLAVLEGLYRLDPQNNVQKSLATEAAFSPDGKVFTVRIRPGKTFSNGDPLNAEAVAASFNRMLDEKTGSIYRGLYASLGTVKAVGEDTVEFHMAEPNGHVLMLLASTAASIVNVKALKEMGAEYGRKPVGSGPYMVERYVGGEGFRIVPNPKYAGDYPATLKAIEFTVVPEDGSRMALMETGAADIVERVPPESIDAINALKSAKVVTPPSMFSINMEMVLRGPLADPRVRQALNLAVDREGIAKGVLGRLGTPSVGMVGPGTQDELRKTFPPIPFDPAGARKLLAEAGYKPGQLALSFTCPTGRYIKDVQVCQALAGSLEDVGIKATPLVVDRGSWTKVVGMEPAQRTDNMGMVGRATAGMDYTLYRLFYTGVGANRTGYSNPRVDALLKEGRATTDPAKQKAIYGEVQEIVWKDQPFLFLWYQTQAIGVANRVQGFAVQPNETLVFDKVTLN, from the coding sequence ATGCGCAGCCTTCGTCAATCCTGCACCGTGGCGGCGCTGGCCGCGGGCATCTCTCTCATGGCGGCCCAGGCGATGGCCCAGCCGGCGGGCGTGCTCCGGGTCGCGGTCGGTGCCGATCCGGCGACCTTCGATCCCGCCTTCAACGACCTGCCGGTCGGCAATGCGGTCGATCTCGCGGTGCTCGAGGGGCTGTATCGCCTGGACCCGCAGAACAACGTCCAGAAAAGCCTCGCGACGGAAGCCGCCTTCTCGCCGGACGGCAAGGTCTTCACCGTCAGGATCAGGCCCGGCAAGACCTTCAGCAATGGCGACCCGCTGAATGCGGAGGCCGTGGCCGCGAGCTTCAACCGCATGCTCGACGAGAAGACCGGCTCGATCTATCGCGGGCTCTACGCTTCGCTCGGCACGGTGAAGGCGGTCGGCGAGGACACGGTCGAGTTCCACATGGCCGAGCCCAACGGCCATGTGCTGATGCTGCTCGCCAGCACCGCAGCCAGCATCGTCAACGTCAAGGCGCTCAAGGAGATGGGCGCCGAATACGGCCGCAAGCCTGTCGGCTCGGGCCCCTATATGGTCGAGCGCTATGTCGGCGGCGAAGGCTTCCGCATCGTGCCCAATCCGAAATATGCCGGCGATTATCCGGCCACGCTGAAGGCGATCGAGTTCACCGTGGTGCCGGAGGACGGCTCGCGCATGGCGCTTATGGAGACCGGCGCCGCCGACATCGTCGAACGCGTGCCGCCGGAATCGATCGATGCGATCAATGCGCTGAAGAGCGCCAAGGTGGTGACGCCACCGAGCATGTTCTCGATCAACATGGAGATGGTGCTGCGCGGCCCGCTCGCCGATCCGCGGGTGCGCCAGGCGCTAAACCTCGCCGTCGATCGCGAGGGCATCGCCAAGGGAGTCCTAGGCCGGCTCGGCACGCCCTCGGTCGGCATGGTCGGCCCCGGCACGCAGGACGAATTGCGCAAGACCTTCCCGCCGATTCCGTTCGATCCGGCCGGCGCCAGGAAGCTGCTCGCGGAAGCGGGCTACAAGCCCGGCCAGCTCGCGCTCAGCTTCACCTGCCCTACCGGGCGCTACATCAAGGACGTGCAGGTCTGCCAGGCCCTGGCCGGCTCGCTCGAGGATGTCGGCATCAAGGCGACACCGCTCGTCGTCGATCGCGGGTCCTGGACCAAGGTGGTCGGCATGGAGCCGGCCCAGCGTACCGACAATATGGGCATGGTCGGGCGCGCCACGGCGGGCATGGACTACACGCTCTACCGCCTGTTCTACACGGGCGTCGGCGCCAACCGCACCGGCTATTCGAACCCGCGCGTCGATGCCCTGCTGAAGGAAGGCCGGGCCACGACCGATCCGGCGAAGCAGAAGGCGATCTACGGAGAGGTCCAGGAAATCGTCTGGAAGGACCAGCCCTTCCTCTTCCTCTGGTACCAGACCCAGGCGATCGGCGTCGCCAACCGCGTCCAGGGCTTCGCCGTCCAGCCCAACGAGACGCTGGTCTTCGACAAGGTGACCCTGAACTAG